The Vespa velutina chromosome 9, iVesVel2.1, whole genome shotgun sequence nucleotide sequence GATTAcacttttatgaaattttttaacgttaattttACGTTATAACTTTCCTTTCTACAATGAGTATACTTAAACTTAATATTTCCAACTCGGCTCAACTCGCATTTGAAAACAGTTTTGCTTttgtacatgcatatatacaattGGCTGgccaattaaattaatttttgctcGCTAAGGagttttgaaagaaaaatgttgttTTATTGCGACAaaacaaatgagaaaaagggatAGAGTCTATAAAAAGTGGTAGAAAAACCCTTGGCTCGAGTAACGCATTAATTCGAtagtacatgtatgtatataagtatgttgGATTTcggttagaaaagaaaaaaaaaaagaaaaaaaaaacggaactCTCGAGGCTTCggactctttctctttacataAAGcgcattaaagaaaaaataatatatgggCCATAATAAAAGTCGAGCTGTGCTCCGATTAACGTCTTTATAGATTCTAATAATCATTAAGATTGATCGTCGTAAtagaatgattattattattattattattattattattattattattattattgttattgttattactattattattattactgtcatCATCGTTACAATCGTCAAGATTATTGTTGCGGTCATTACGTACGTGTATCGTtattgatgaaaaataataatttgcgaGTTACAGCCAtttgtcgaaagaaaaagaaagggaaagtgagtgtgtgtgtgtgtgtgtgtgtgtgtatatatatatatttgtgtacgTGGTCTTACAcgtacgagaagaaaaaatttattagaaaattttaaagtaaaaggaaaaattgtttttcgtTCAAATTCTAGTATGTGGCTCGAGAAAAacgtacgagagagaaaaaaagaattagtatGGATGCGTGTGAATGTCTCTCAGTgtgtttgagagagagagagagagagagagagagagagaaataacacgttcgatgaaaaatctttaaacgatcgaacgaaccgAGGCACCGTATGTGTATAATCTCGAGGAAACGCTAATGctaaaagttaattattaaatcttctCTCATcggtatatttaatataatatatttattattacagatattatggATTTACGGATAAGCGGATAAGCGATTGATTACAAAACTTTTGTCCCCATGttcagagaaataaaaaggaaagaaatacatCTCCGTGAAATACTGCCGACATTTTGTATTGCGCGCGCCAACCCCCTGGCTGGCTTTAGCTTatgatcgattaatcgaaactCTATCATTTCGATTGTCGCATTAAAATCGTGAAAATCAACGAAATATTATggcgcttttttttttaaagcagaAGAATCGTACGTGAAGTAACAACGGAAAGGTAAATTGTTTCAAACttttattgcaaaaaaaaaaaaaagaaagaaagaaagaaagaaagaaagaaagaaagaaagaaagaaaaaagaaaggagaggaaaaaaaagaaaaggaacaaagcgTGTAcacgttatatattatataagatctttcataatttttctttcttcgttgtgCTGCATGCATTACAAGATCTCAATCGCAAACtaaagctttttttctttctattcttataccatttttaatataatatttttttataaaatcaatttaactTACGGAACATACATTGAATCCGTAATTATACAATGCTCGTTATTTAATACACATTTAAACAAACTACCTTTACGTGGTGCTATCGTTAAAAGGTGGAAGCGCAATTGAATTGCTACCATAATTTTTAAGGCTTGTTTGCCGCGAACATgaatccatttcttttcttcttttttttccttttttttcttttttttttttttttgatttgcAAAAGAAGCCAAGACGCGTGGGCTTTTTTGCCATTTTAAGGCACGCCTGATTGTTCGTTTCGTCCTATTGGACCAGATGGACAATCACGGTTACATTGCATTTCCCTTATTTCTAATTGTAATTTTCAACAATATTATCGagcttcctttttctttttatatatatatatatatatatatatatatatatatatatatatatatataaaaatgttaaacagAGAAAATCCTTTCGAAAATTCTGCCATCCTACTTGTGTATCTTTTTAACAACCAGaagcaaattatatatatatatacacatatatatatatataatatatttaaatatatacctatatatttatatatcggtTTTCTTATTGCACGGTTattgtatgtatctacgttaCGTTTAAGTTAGAACATTCTTCTTTCTAGTTCAGACCTGGTCACGGATAAGATCTTTATCCAAATCTTATCACTTAGTCAGCCAATcgattttcaatttcatttacattGGAAATAGTTTATTACGTGATGAATAACTGCGTATGATTGTATTTCGTTCTTCGAAATatgaagtaaaaataatagattgagaaaaagaaaatttaaaaaaaaagaaaaacgaatcattacgaataaaatcttttttaagaaGAATGGATAGTGGAGGGATCGGATGATaagattacaaaataaatttccgTGGCCAGATCCATTCTAGTTTATCATTGTATCTCCTCGTACAACATATGTCTACCTACATTTATGTTATTCGTCAAGCATATACAAAGAATTTTGTTCATTACATTCCAATGGAACAAATCACCGTCTTTTAATCATCGTAAatgctattttttcttcaataagattaaaagtccaaagaaaatacaattatacgatattaataacacTCGGTAATGACGACCAAACTAATGACATACGACGAAATGGTAAATAGAGcgttattaaatacaataaaaatatcatcgacGAAGAATCCTTTAACACATTCGCTATCAAAGTACTTCGTTAAGAATTTAACTTGGTAGCTAATCGTTCTGTTAATTATCCtcggtttatttatttattgaacaaTGATTATGTATAGGACACGTCTCATGCACTGAATAAAACAAACATTCTCTTAACGTTAATAGCGaatatgttaaatttattatatgggaataaaaattttagttCAGGCACAAGCTCTAcctcaaataattaattcttaattcGTATTAATGAGTATTACAGGTATTATATACTaagaattttatcatataaatgtaaagtgttaccagaaagaaatagatctgAAATACTTCTGTCATCTTATTACctttctatcattttaatttcgttgGTTTTTTTATTCGGAAATCTTAGGAAAAGTTCGAGtcgattgaaatataatactaCCGTCAAATTGttcacttatttttcttcagttTTCTTCTAAATTTTGTATTCTAAAAGgccgaaaaatataaatgttctatatacatagataccaCCGTTACCTTAGgcttcaatttattattttaacttgTGAGATCGTTGAAAACGTATTATCCACCTCGCAATTCGTCATTCTCGTCTCCGCTCCTCCTTCGGCTGCGACCGCGACCTACAAAATAATCGCAATTCTATTGAGAGACTCGAATTCTTCTTGCATTCATTCTAATTTCATAGTTCTCCGTCCAAAAACTTTTCACATAATcgttttaaacaatttttctcttaatatgTGCTTCTTGTCCAGATTAAATCAGACGTCTTCAAACACAactatcatttattaatttggaAACAGGGGGCTTGATTTTGTTCACTCTCtacaatcaaaattatattaggaGTCCTTCCgtccaatttttttattataattacttccTAAATGCACATTCCCTATTTATCATATTGAATACAGTTTGTCtgtattatatcataatctttattttcttttactacaGCTTTAAAAATGCTATATCATCAGCCAATTACATCTTATAATACATCGATATAGTTGGTATTTTAGAAAAGtttgaattttcaatttttcatcattttttcgCCAATCTGATATGTAGCAttcatgatatacatatatatatatatatatatatatatacacacacacacatatatatatatatgtatatatttttataatcttctctatatttatatagttttcttttttcaaaagtttcaACAAAAAATACCCACGCTACAAGCATTGGTTTCAAAATAATTGGAGTGCATCGATGCATCAATACACCGGctcaaaaaaatcaataataaaacatatgaATGAACAATATTTGTAACTTATGAAATACAATGggctaattaaaaaaatcctTCGGTATACTGTCATAAATTTTCACTACCTCTGCGTATCTGATTCAAGCATGCCAACATTCTGATCATAAAAACGGCAGGTACTGTAATCGTATCTTTGGTTTCTTCCAGCATAACagcatttctcttcttcaactGAAAATATAATGGCAACGAAgttaatgtattattacgaataatagtattatcaaattaaatctTAACTCACGTCATCAGCAAATTTCTCGTTAAAACTCGACTCTTCGTTGATGGGTGCCCACAATTTAACGTCATAATCAATGCCCGACGTAGCCAACATTGGTAGATAAGGATGTGGTTGTAGACAATTAACAACATGTTGATCGGCTTCGAGCAACATACATAATTTTGCGGTGTCTCTTTCCCAGACAAATACATGTCCACAGTCACTACCTGACATCACGAAGTCGTTGCCCCAGAAATTGGCTTCTTTGATCATGGTCCTAAAGAAACTAGAGTCAAACCAGGGAAGGACAACTGATCAGAAATTTTAATGGGCCTATGAGACATAGCCCAGTCCGCTCGGAGGCTTTTTCGGAACATGATATACGTCAATAATTTGGCTTCCGATTAAAATCTTAgagaataatcgatatataatgtaatacaaACAAatgtaggaggaggaggagcgggggggggggggggtggggaTGGATATGATTGTCGTTGTCATCATGACAAAATCCAAATTCGCCAAATAGGATTTGGTTTTAatgataatctttataatgattgttatcattattaaataatttaagaggTCACGAAATTGAtctattatctaatttatcattaatcacTTTTGGAAATATTTGTCAAGGATGTTAATTTTACGatcacaaaatatatatttaacaccttgcatttctctttctttcttggtcGTTTGAATTTCAATCTTATTCAATGAACGATAACGTTTCAATATCTACCTGCTTGATATCATTTATACGTGCATGTCCCAAattctcattaatatttaacaatgatatataattcgtACCTGGCATTTCGATGTcccatatatttttgtttaacgCAAAGTTCCGTTAAGTACGTCTCATCGAATGATTCTTGGCCTTGCGACGTACGAGCATTTGCAATAGCTTCGTCCATTTCAGTTTCAACTGGATGGACCAatctaacgaaaatattttcatacatcATCGTACATTCTCTTgatgtttattataatcacTAAGGAAGATAATATTCATTGATAGTTTGATCTTTGCTTACCTATGATGGGATGGTATATCTTCGTCGTCACTATCAATATAAGCACTGTCATCAATCTCTATAGAGAAAAGAGGTTAACAGATATTAAACTTTCTGAACTATAATGCGACATAATATCGCACGTACTTACTTTCTTGAGCACTTCTATATAACATACGTTTTTTATAACTATTACTTGGACCTGGATCAAGACGTTCGGTACTTTGACTTCCAGATGGTcctgagaaataaataaataaacgcaaacgatatttaatcattagatgaaatagaaatagaaagaacttTTGAAAAAGTACCTGCGTGATAGCTATCACGAATAACTTCATCGGCAACGCCTAAGGATATAGTTGCCCTAGTCGAACTTTTATCGGAATATGTTAGACTAACAGCTGGTTCACTTCCATGCCTGTACATAACAtctaatattagatattagatattacATTTCGTAAATACCTTTTATACGGGCGAAAGATATCATTACCTTTCTAAAAATCCGTCTCTCATTGTCGTTAATCTGTCTTGTAGATTTTCCATcatattctcttctcttttagaAGCAATATCTGTATGACAATTCGTCTCAGCATTGCTAGCTTCTCCTTCCGTATCACATTCTCCATCGCTACTTCTAGTTTCCGCGGAATTGGTACAAGTATTATTTGATTCTAACAAATTGGTTTGAGTTTCTGTCACCTGGACGTCATCCAAATCATTGTTTATTGATTCTgttgtattaaaattatttgttgaAACAGATGAACTTTGGATTGCCAAGTCACAAGATACTTGATCGTCATTTGGTACAGAGTTAGTTCTGacttcatttcttatttcatcgttatttGAATTTTCAGGTTGATCAAGGGACGATATATTCTCTTGCCCTTGTACATCATTGTCCGTTTCGGTTTCTATTTGTTGCTGTTCACGATTTGCATCCGCATTCGATGccgtgttattatcgttactacgcTGACTATTTTCCTGTTGATCGATAACACCTTCCAAACTATCTTCTCCGCCACCACTTAAGGCCGCACGAGTAGCCGGATCGTTTAGCATTCTGCTAAGAACATCTGTCATTCTTTGCATCAATGAAGTATGTAAAACTGGCCTGGCTTGGGCAATTtctataagatataaaatccCAATAAGATTTTacttcattaaaatatatactcattgttaaataataaagatcatgATGTTTGACCTGTTCCACTACGTCGACCACCTTCTCGTTCAGGACGTGCATCTGGTCCTGTATCTGACCAATCTCCTCTTAATCTCAAACGACGTACAAGCTGAGGAGATCTCAATGGATGTTTCTTACCTTTCCCCTTGCCCATTTGTATATCTTTCTTCAAGTGTACATTACCTTGATCCTGAAAACAAGATAATAATGCAAAAGTACTTTTGTTGTCTCATAATTTTACTTCATTTCAAATTAgacaaaatttcaatataaataccTTCAtgctaaataaatataaatgatcacTACTATAACTGACAAGAACATCTTGTCCATCTGGACTATAACTTAAGGATGTTATTCTGTAAGAATTTCCATCAAATTCTGGTACTGTAAAACTGCATAGCGGTCTTACCGATCCATTGTTATCTGTCCAACCTAAAATACACGACATGTGTAATGTATATTTAGGCGAAAAGTTATGTTTAATGTGTTCAAATTACCTGTAGCCTTGGTTCCAAGCATTCTTCTGTCAAATGTTCTAACAGTACTATCCGAACAACCAATTGCAATTTGATGAGGCATTACAGGATTAACAGATAAGGCAGTTACAGCTCTTTGGCATGAAATTAATACATCCTATCAAAATCAAAATGCAGACATTTCATTCCTTGTTAAATCCTATTTATAGTttagtttaatatattactttacCTCTCTGCATCTTGCAACATtacatttttcctttactcTGAGGTCAAACCATCTCACAGTTCCATCTTCTCCGCAACTTAAGAAACTATGAGGTTCACCTGGTATTGTCGCTACTTCGTACGTAGTACCGCTATGACATGTAAACTGATTATGAAACGTTTCTGTTCTTCTCATTAAATCTGTCAAATAATAGagcattattttaattcattggCATATATAAATTCCTTaacatgaattatttttatatttttacatatgaaCATATTACCTGTATACAAAATAATGCCATCGCCGCTACATGAAACTATACGGTGGTCACCGCTATTTGGCAAAAATTTGGCACTGAATATATTAGCTCTGTGACTTGTTTTATGATCAGTTAAAACCTGCAATCGGCATTATATACTTTCAATTAGATACCGCATTATCATTCATATCGTACAATGAGATAAATGAATGTCCTTAGAAATTACAAtcttagtaataatattagcgTTATAAGTTGGTAATTAGGTATATAGTTCTAGATTGATGACAATGCATGATTAAAATAGCATTGATTAAAGTGCATTGAAAAGTTTCCATTCAGTTGGCAAGCCTATTGCATTTTTGACTATGTCAATGTTGAACCTTGacttaaattaattaacaaaagtatttcctttaagaagaaaactaatataataaacgatatcttttatcttttttataatatactcaAAATCATCGCAATTAATTGCACCTAGATAAATGGATTAAATCCTACatggaaagaaacaaagaaaaaaaaagagaaaaaacccATGCAGGTATAAATAAAActctcatatttatatatatatatatatatatatatatatatatatatatatatatatctctttataaaatatattgattaagtttaatttcattaaagaaaCTGGTggattgtatattatatataaatatgacatTCTTACtgttttaacattttcaaggataaagttaaaaataatcttggCACTGTGTGATTAACAAGGTCTAGAAATATATGGGGAAACAAAAGGAATTCACAAAATTTCAATGCATCATATTGAACTACTTCCTTAATTCACTTATATATTACTGGCTTCAAATAGATTACATAGAAATAGTGATAGATCAAAAGTAGGcgacatttaaataaataaaagcttaaaaagaaatatacagtCAAATATGAAATTACGATATTACACAGACATACctgataattataaacattggTAAGAACAAGATGTTGATCATCGCTACCAGACAATATTAAATCACCTGTACTATTCCAGCATATGGAATTTACACAACCATTATGaacttttaatcttttcaataATGACATACGTTGTATAAGTTGCAAGCTAGCTGTAATACAAAGTATGATTAATATCTTGTAGAAATGAAACAATGAAAAGGTATTGATCTGTATATTAGGGCGAAGAGACAAAATTTCTTCTACGTGgttaattggaaaaaaaaaaaaaaaaacaaaaaaaaaaaaaaaaaaaaaaaaaacaaaaaaaaaacaaaaaacaaaaaaggttGGTACACATTAgcatatctattaaaaatatattcttatgaGAAGacgaatgatatttatttaattaaattacctTTGCTGCTAGAATATAACTTGTGTCTGGAATAGTCATCATATGGCTGATTGTAAATGTCATGAAAAATACTCGATCGTAACTTCCTCATTATTTATCTTCGAGTACTGCACCAATaatgaggagaaagagagaaggaaaaaaaaaaaaaagaaagaaagagagaatgaaatataaagcAATAAATTAGATGTTCCTTGTGTCGTTCACCGCATCGACTACTAAAACGTATTATGCGTTATAATTGAAACGTCTGTAATTGTGCTGAATCAGAAGGCGAATAACATGGTCCAATGTAGAAGAGGTCCACGAGGTTTGTATCGACACTACATGATACTTATACTATAAATAAATCCTAAAGCTTTGAAATTTCGCACAGTCAGACAGTTATATGTACAATTTACTAGGAGCAGCAGCTGAGAGAGTGCATCTATACGATACACTCGGTAATCACTGTCGAAACTaagtcaattaaaattaagacTAACCAACGAGAGATCGGTCAAGATTTTCTCTTCGTAATACTTTTGACATTTTCCTCGATAGAACGAGTATAGAACAATGATAAAGTTATTGTGCAGATGACCTTACGATGGCGCcaatttttaaatcgtaaagaaagattttcaaatcgaaggaaaaaacatCGACAATGATGTTAAATCGTTGAttgttacaaaattatatcgttcgaaaggattatttataaattcctTAAgtctttacatttttctacATTTACTTAATCAAGAATTAGTCATAAATGACGTTAAGATCAGAATAAAAAACTTCTGTCGACGTCGTATATCTGTCCTCTACGAAGTGCAAAgttacaattcttttttgtaaacgATCTCTatctaaattttttacaaccattttcatttcacataaaagaaaattggaagGAAATACCAAACTTGCATTTTGTTATTTCGTGGCAATACCGCAGCGCCATTTATCATGTGGCAACTattgaaaattcttattatttcattgaatatataataaagaaaatttctcaataaaattttgaatattagAACTGATCAAATTGTtgaagtttattaaaaatgacagACGAATCTAACGGAGAGAGTACGTTCGagtttgtagaaaaaaaatcggatGAAACTGGCGAGATTGTAAAAACTGGTTagtgtatttatattatgtatcaATACATACCTAAGGAAATTGTCAAAATGACAAGACTTGATCGTTTcacgttaaataatttatatataaaaatgtgattTTCATATATCAATGCGATCGATTTCTATCGCAATGCTTTtcaagaatttataattatagaagATTCATCAACTCGAATTCTATCCATCCACTGAAAAACTTTTTTCGAACTGCCATGTTTTGTTTATGGATTCTATTTATGtgattatataaatcgaaaaaaaaaaataaaaaaaagacagtTGACGTATAAcgaattaatatctatttctaaagaatagaatagaaaatagtaataacaaaataagtaatataaaagatcttttaatcaattataaaattttaattaattttcagatTCATTTTGTAGCTTATCATCGTCTACATCGCTTTTAACACCTCTGGGTGTTTCAACGTCTAcgggaaatttattttcaaatgtagCACCGCCAGCAGCATTGCCCAGTTTTGTTTCAAACCCTGTTACAATTTCCTTTGAAAAGAATCTTCAAAATACAAATGTATCTGTACAAAAGCAAAATGAATTGGTTAAAAAGCAAATTGTATCAAGTACTTTGACAGAAAGtaaacagcagcagcaacaagaACAACCAATTACTTCTGCACCTCAAACATCTACAAATTCAACAATGGAAATGGCAGAAACACAATTGCAAGATTCAGGAATGGTTGGTAGCGGTCTGCTCTCTTGGGTAAAGGAGACTGTAGTTAATAGCAACGTTTTAAGTAAAGTTGCGGAGAAGGCAAAAAATAGCGTTAATACTATGATCACAACGTTAGATCCACAGATGCGTGAGTTCATTTGTAAGTATATTGCATGACAGCATTTGAATcataattagataatataaCTCATTAAAGCTACTTTCAAATAACCACATATGTTTACTGTACAATTGTGAAAGTTTGTTTTAttgctttttcgtttcttgctaacgtaaaaaagaaaatattgtccAATATAAATGCTTAAGTTATATCATACGTGAcattaatatgtacatat carries:
- the LOC124951888 gene encoding DDB1- and CUL4-associated factor 6-like isoform X2 — its product is MRKLRSSIFHDIYNQPYDDYSRHKLYSSSKASLQLIQRMSLLKRLKVHNGCVNSICWNSTGDLILSGSDDQHLVLTNVYNYQVLTDHKTSHRANIFSAKFLPNSGDHRIVSCSGDGIILYTDLMRRTETFHNQFTCHSGTTYEVATIPGEPHSFLSCGEDGTVRWFDLRVKEKCNVARCREDVLISCQRAVTALSVNPVMPHQIAIGCSDSTVRTFDRRMLGTKATGWTDNNGSVRPLCSFTVPEFDGNSYRITSLSYSPDGQDVLVSYSSDHLYLFSMKDQGNVHLKKDIQMGKGKGKKHPLRSPQLVRRLRLRGDWSDTGPDARPEREGGRRSGTEIAQARPVLHTSLMQRMTDVLSRMLNDPATRAALSGGGEDSLEGVIDQQENSQRSNDNNTASNADANREQQQIETETDNDVQGQENISSLDQPENSNNDEIRNEVRTNSVPNDDQVSCDLAIQSSSVSTNNFNTTESINNDLDDVQVTETQTNLLESNNTCTNSAETRSSDGECDTEGEASNAETNCHTDIASKREENMMENLQDRLTTMRDGFLERHGSEPAVSLTYSDKSSTRATISLGVADEVIRDSYHAGPSGSQSTERLDPGPSNSYKKRMLYRSAQEKIDDSAYIDSDDEDIPSHHRLVHPVETEMDEAIANARTSQGQESFDETYLTELCVKQKYMGHRNARTMIKEANFWGNDFVMSGSDCGHVFVWERDTAKLCMLLEADQHVVNCLQPHPYLPMLATSGIDYDVKLWAPINEESSFNEKFADDLKKRNAVMLEETKDTITVPAVFMIRMLACLNQIRRGRGRSRRRSGDENDELRGG
- the LOC124951888 gene encoding DDB1- and CUL4-associated factor 6-like isoform X3, with the translated sequence MRKLRSSIFHDIYNQPYDDYSRHKLYSSSKASLQLIQRMSLLKRLKVHNGCVNSICWNSTGDLILSGSDDQHLVLTNVYNYQVLTDHKTSHRANIFSAKFLPNSGDHRIVSCSGDGIILYTDLMRRTETFHNQFTCHSGTTYEVATIPGEPHSFLSCGEDGTVRWFDLRVKEKCNVARCREDVLISCQRAVTALSVNPVMPHQIAIGCSDSTVRTFDRRMLGTKATGWTDNNGSVRPLCSFTVPEFDGNSYRITSLSYSPDGQDVLVSYSSDHLYLFSMKDQGNVHLKKDIQMGKGKGKKHPLRSPQLVRRLRLRGDWSDTGPDARPEREGGRRSGTEIAQARPVLHTSLMQRMTDVLSRMLNDPATRAALSGGGEDSLEGVIDQQENSQRSNDNNTASNADANREQQQIETETDNDVQGQENISSLDQPENSNNDEIRNEVRTNSVPNDDQVSCDLAIQSSSVSTNNFNTTESINNDLDDVQVTETQTNLLESNNTCTNSAETRSSDGECDTEGEASNAETNCHTDIASKREENMMENLQDRLTTMRDGFLERHGSEPAVSLTYSDKSSTRATISLGVADEVIRDSYHAGPSGSQSTERLDPGPSNSYKKQIDDSAYIDSDDEDIPSHHRLVHPVETEMDEAIANARTSQGQESFDETYLTELCVKQKYMGHRNASFFRTMIKEANFWGNDFVMSGSDCGHVFVWERDTAKLCMLLEADQHVVNCLQPHPYLPMLATSGIDYDVKLWAPINEESSFNEKFADDLKKRNAVMLEETKDTITVPAVFMIRMLACLNQIRRGRGRSRRRSGDENDELRGG
- the LOC124951888 gene encoding DDB1- and CUL4-associated factor 6-like isoform X1, with translation MRKLRSSIFHDIYNQPYDDYSRHKLYSSSKASLQLIQRMSLLKRLKVHNGCVNSICWNSTGDLILSGSDDQHLVLTNVYNYQVLTDHKTSHRANIFSAKFLPNSGDHRIVSCSGDGIILYTDLMRRTETFHNQFTCHSGTTYEVATIPGEPHSFLSCGEDGTVRWFDLRVKEKCNVARCREDVLISCQRAVTALSVNPVMPHQIAIGCSDSTVRTFDRRMLGTKATGWTDNNGSVRPLCSFTVPEFDGNSYRITSLSYSPDGQDVLVSYSSDHLYLFSMKDQGNVHLKKDIQMGKGKGKKHPLRSPQLVRRLRLRGDWSDTGPDARPEREGGRRSGTEIAQARPVLHTSLMQRMTDVLSRMLNDPATRAALSGGGEDSLEGVIDQQENSQRSNDNNTASNADANREQQQIETETDNDVQGQENISSLDQPENSNNDEIRNEVRTNSVPNDDQVSCDLAIQSSSVSTNNFNTTESINNDLDDVQVTETQTNLLESNNTCTNSAETRSSDGECDTEGEASNAETNCHTDIASKREENMMENLQDRLTTMRDGFLERHGSEPAVSLTYSDKSSTRATISLGVADEVIRDSYHAGPSGSQSTERLDPGPSNSYKKRMLYRSAQEKIDDSAYIDSDDEDIPSHHRLVHPVETEMDEAIANARTSQGQESFDETYLTELCVKQKYMGHRNASFFRTMIKEANFWGNDFVMSGSDCGHVFVWERDTAKLCMLLEADQHVVNCLQPHPYLPMLATSGIDYDVKLWAPINEESSFNEKFADDLKKRNAVMLEETKDTITVPAVFMIRMLACLNQIRRGRGRSRRRSGDENDELRGG